A region of Salvelinus alpinus chromosome 24, SLU_Salpinus.1, whole genome shotgun sequence DNA encodes the following proteins:
- the LOC139552184 gene encoding RING finger protein 224-like isoform X1 → MDEEEAPVPDAPDFPAPEDPAEASDLEAPEDPPVEGGVEAGGVQPSRDSRKLDCIICYCAFNLTERLPRKLYCSHTFCQACLRRLDTILNEQQMWIPCPQCRQNTPLPRGGATALDLDLVAFLAVKAEMENQRSCSRQGGRALGTQLEHKPSFGKQSIIEQPQATWNHGGLAEPRFHRSPCCRRFFCCWWCC, encoded by the exons ATGGACGAGGAGGAAGCCCCAGTTCCTGATGCACCAGACTTTCCTGCCCCAGAGGACCCAGCAGAGGCCTCTGACCTAGAGGCCCCAGAAGATCCCCCAGTAGAGGGTGGTGTGGAGGCCGGAGGAGTTCAGCCATCCAGAGACAGCCGTAAACTGGACTGTATCATCTGCTACTGTGCCTTCAACCTGACTGAGAGGCTGCCACGTAAGCTCTACTGCAGCCACACCTTCTGCCAGGCCTGCCTGAGACGCCTCGACACCATCCTCAATGAACAG CAGATGTGGATCCCCTGTCCACAGTGTCGGCAGAACACCCCCCTCCCACGCGGGGGCGCTACAGCCCTGGACCTGGACCTAGTAGCCTTCTTGGCGGTCAAGGCCGAGATGGAAAACCAGAGGTCTTGCTCACGGCAGGGAGGAAGAGCGCTAGGCACCCAGCTGGAGCACAAGCCCTCTTTTGGGAAGCAGTCCATCATAGAGCAGCCTCAGGCCACCTGGAACCATGGAGGATTGGCTGAGCCTCGCTTCCACAGGAGCCCCTGCTGCAGGCGCTTCTTCTGCTGCTGGTGGTGCTGCTAG
- the LOC139552184 gene encoding RING finger protein 224-like isoform X2: protein MDEEEAPVPDAPDFPAPEDPAEASDLEAPEDPPVEGGVEAGGVQPSRDSRKLDCIICYCAFNLTERLPRKLYCSHTFCQACLRRLDTILNEQMWIPCPQCRQNTPLPRGGATALDLDLVAFLAVKAEMENQRSCSRQGGRALGTQLEHKPSFGKQSIIEQPQATWNHGGLAEPRFHRSPCCRRFFCCWWCC from the exons ATGGACGAGGAGGAAGCCCCAGTTCCTGATGCACCAGACTTTCCTGCCCCAGAGGACCCAGCAGAGGCCTCTGACCTAGAGGCCCCAGAAGATCCCCCAGTAGAGGGTGGTGTGGAGGCCGGAGGAGTTCAGCCATCCAGAGACAGCCGTAAACTGGACTGTATCATCTGCTACTGTGCCTTCAACCTGACTGAGAGGCTGCCACGTAAGCTCTACTGCAGCCACACCTTCTGCCAGGCCTGCCTGAGACGCCTCGACACCATCCTCAATGAACAG ATGTGGATCCCCTGTCCACAGTGTCGGCAGAACACCCCCCTCCCACGCGGGGGCGCTACAGCCCTGGACCTGGACCTAGTAGCCTTCTTGGCGGTCAAGGCCGAGATGGAAAACCAGAGGTCTTGCTCACGGCAGGGAGGAAGAGCGCTAGGCACCCAGCTGGAGCACAAGCCCTCTTTTGGGAAGCAGTCCATCATAGAGCAGCCTCAGGCCACCTGGAACCATGGAGGATTGGCTGAGCCTCGCTTCCACAGGAGCCCCTGCTGCAGGCGCTTCTTCTGCTGCTGGTGGTGCTGCTAG
- the LOC139552186 gene encoding uncharacterized protein — protein sequence MNLSLDSSYGDVTIPRAKLCSAEDSTIIINPTALESTYSNRNSSLNPYGGFKPNGESQAPSEVTKDGDGDASNPPRYNSKSSYTVKEDKEEEVGRSRACCLRCRRK from the coding sequence ATGAATCTGTCTCTGGACAGCTCTTATGGAGACGTAACCATCCCTCGGGCCAAGCTATGTTCTGCAGAGGACAGCACGATCATCATCAACCCCACGGCCCTGGAAAGTACCTACAGCAACCGCAACTCTTCCCTCAACCCGTACGGGGGCTTCAAACCCAATGGGGAGTCGCAAGCCCCCTCAGAAGTTACCAAGGATGGGGATGGTGACGCCTCAAACCCCCCGCGCTACAACAGCAAGTCCTCCTACACAgtgaaggaagacaaggaagaggaGGTGGGTCGCTCTCGGGCCTGCTGCCTGCGCTGCCGACGGAAATGA